Genomic window (Dyadobacter fanqingshengii):
GACAGGCAAATTTGAAGATTCGGATTTGAAAGGACTCCTTGCAGTATCAGGTATGGATAGCTGCGCTGGATAAGTGCAGAAACCAGCACATTGGTGTCAACTACGAGTTTTTGCATGTTTCCGATTTGCCCTGACCTCTTTGGTAATTTCGTTCATGGTCATTTTAGACAAACCGTATTTTTCCGCAAGCTCAATACTCTCAGTCAATTTTTGTTTTGACAATTCTCTGCTTACAATGTCAACAAGCGTTGAGAATTCGTAATTCGTTGACTTTAAGCCATATTTCGAAATCTCTCCTTCGGATACAGCAATGTTTATATTCTTCATAGTGTAGGTGTTTGACTCAAATATAAACGAATTTACAATTTATTCAAACACAACCCTACCGCCCATTCCCCTCAAACCACCCCACAATCTCCGGATACAAATCTGCCAGCACCTGACCCTTTTTTCTATTCTTATACAGATTCACCAGAAACTGATTGAACTCGGCGAATTTTAGGAAGCCGCGGGAGTTTACCATCTGGTTTTCGGTTGCGGCGATGAGTGCCGGCTGGTCTTTTTCCGGGGCGTAGTCGACGTATCGGAGGGAGACGAGCGCCCAGTTCATGTATTCGTTGAAGGAAGAATAGGCGTCGTTGTAGTATTTAGCTGCTTTTTCGGGGTTGTTCCAGATGCTGAGGTTGCTGAGTGCTTTGTCGATTCTGGCTGCGTATTCGGGCTTTTCGGATTCGGGGTTGATGAATGCGTGGTTGAGTTCGGTAAAGACAATTGTGCCATCGCGCACGAGCGAGCCTTCTTTTGACACGGATACCGTGCTGCCATTGCGGGGGAATGGAAAGTTTACATGCGCTTGTGCTTCTTTGAAACCATCGTAATCAAACCGGGTGGCTGATTGATTACTGCTTACCAGCGGAGAAAATATGATTTTGAAAGAATCATATTTTGTGGAAGGGAAGTTTTTTACCAGCCATTTTTGCATTTCCGGAACGCCGATTGAGTCGCGGTAACTGGTGATCAGCGCATTGTAATATTGTTCATGGGCCTTATAGAAATCAGCAAATTTGCTTTTCGTGGCCAATTCCTGCAACCCGGGAATGAAAGGTTTTAAATGATTCTCGTCTGAATTCCCTATACGCGTGTAAATGGCACTGGGCTTAATCGTTCCGTTTTCAAAATTAAATGCATAGGCATCCATTTTGTAACCATGCGAATTGTTTAAATCCGTAATCTCCTTGTTCAGCGCAGTAATGACAGGCTCGGTGCTGTATTGTTCAAACCATTTCATCACGTCGGCATAGTAAGGCGTTGAGTTCATGATCAAACCGTTATCCTTTTTGCCTGTTTCAGTGATAGCAAATGCCACATTAATCAACTCATACATGGCGGGAATTTCTACAAATGTTTTGCCGCTATGAGACGATTTGTAATTTTCGGAAAAACGGGCACGGGGGACGTCCAGAATTCCTTTAACAGCAGTAAGCGCACTGTCTTTCGCATTCATCAATATAACAAATTCATGATAGCTGCCTGGTTTCACATCAAAGCGGATAGAATCCTGATCGGTAAAAAAAGTGACGGGCAGGCCCTCTTCCGGAACTCTGACGTCAAACACATCAGGGCGGATGGACGGGTCAATGTTCCAGGATGCCTTTCGCAACTCCTTCCCGATCTTGGTATCAGCGATTTTGGAAGAAGCTTTGATAACAACAGGTTTTTGAGAAAAGGAATCGGAAAAAGTTAGAAGCAAGAAAAGTATAAATAAGAGGTGAGTGTTTGCGTGTATGCCCATGCGGTGGATATATTTTAAATTCTGGATACTAAAGCAGCGGGTAGTGGAATACGATGTTTCACAAACATTTGAACCATCACCTGACTCAGTTTGGCGTTTAACTTATCCAGCATTAATAGGAAAACTCCATAGTGTAGGGGATAAAACCCTGACTATTGGATTCGACTTTTACTCTGCTTGGATAACCGTTTGCGCCATATTCGTATTTATATTCAATGAAATAGACTGGGCCGGCCGCGTCTATAACGGTCTCTTTCACAATGTTATTCGGGCTCAGTGAATGTGCGGCCAATTGTCCGTTCCGGTCAATTCCAAGTTTGAAAAATGGGTTAGGATGACTGTCATATTCATATTCAATCCGATTGGCAACAGAGGGCTGTGATGCATATGTGGCTGTGCTCGTGACAACATTATGCTGCTCATTTCTTATATAGTTTGTGGTGATATCATTGGATCCATAACTTCTTTCCAAAAAAACTTCTCGCTTTACAAACCCTTGTTTGTCAAAAAGATACGTACGTGTATAATTGCTCAGAAACACCAGATTCTCTTCGGTAACTGTTCGCAACGTGTCAAAAACGGGCGCATCGAACCGGATCGAATAGGATGGTTTGAAAACATCAGAAACATACTGTGATTCGGCGATCCACTGCGCAGCTTCTACATCGTAGGATTCCAGCGTCGCGCCATTTCTTTTGAAACTTCCGGTTTGATAATGTCCCGGAACGTTGAACAACAAATATTTCTTTTGCTCGCGAAGCAAATCACCTTCATAGAAGTATTCCGCGAATAATTTCCCGTTATACAGCAGCTTTGTCAGTTTGACATCCACAGCGGACGTTCCAAAAGGGGCCTGTTGTTTTGCCAAAACAGCCGGGTCTGGCGACGGCGTTGGCTGATCTTTGTCATCGCTACAAGACGCGAGACATAGCAAAAAGAGCAGGGCTAAAACTTTTTTCATATCAAGGATTTGATTTTGGTTCGGTTTGGCGGCTGCTTCCGGGTGTGCGGGAAGAAGACGGGGTGGACTGTCTGTTAGCCGGCCTTTCCAGAGCCGGACGTGTTGCAGGGCGGGTCTGCGCTGGCTTTTCGCGGGCAGGGCTTGGGTTTACGGGACGTGTTGCAGGGCGCTGTGGATTCGGAGTCGGATTGCCTGGCCGCGTTGTTGCCGGCCGCTCGCGACCTGGATTTGGCGTAACCGGACGTGTCGTTGCCGGTCTTTCGATGGGCGTTGTTATCGGCCTGCCCGTTCCTGGTCGTCCGGTTCCAGGCCTTTCTGCTCCCGGTCGCGAAGAGCCGTTTCCAGCGCCAGGCCTTGTCACGGGTTGTGTTACACCGGGATTCGTTCCGGGCCTTCCTGTGGATGGCCGACTTGTTCCCGGCCTGCTTACAACCGGCCGGCCTGTCCTGTCGAAAGAGGGCAGCCTGTCATTTGCAGAGGGAGCTGTTGGATTTCTTTTGACAAAAACTGCGGAACCTTGTCTGGCGGATGACGGCCTGGAATATGTATTTCTGTAATCGCCTCTGCTGGATCTCCTGGTGACCGTTACCGACCGTGATCTGTAACCACCGCCATAATAATATGTTTGCCAAACCGGGTTGCGATAGGAGTTCCACCGACGGAAATGTCCGTTGTAATAATTGTGATAATGATAGTGATAACCGTAATAATAGTGCCAGTAATGAGGCCTCCACGGTCGCCAGTAAGAGGGATAATATTGCCAGCGCCAGGGCGATCGCCAAATGACGTAATTGGGAACATAGATATACCGGACAACCGGCCAGGAGGCAATGACGTAAGTGGTGTTATTCTGCTGGACAGCCGGTCTGTCGCGATCTGCCGAATAGCCGGGATTTGGTGTTTCGACCCGATTATCATCCCCAGAAGGTGAATTGGGCTCTATAATGTAGTCCTTTCCGTATAGATCTTCGTCGCCCACGAGCTGGATCAAAACCTGTCCGTCATCCTTCTTTTCTACAAAAAATACGGCAACATCCTGCTCCTCGTTCTGGCCTAGTGCGACTTTGAGCGAAATGGTGTGCAAGTTCCGGTCTACATTGTCAAAAACCCGGATGTAGTCGATTCTGTTGTCGCCGTCAAGATCGAGATTGTTAATTTGTGTTTCTTCATCATTGAGTTTTCGTTCAAAACCTTCCAACGTTTCCGACTCCTGGAACAGCTTCATAACGGCATACAGGTTCAAATTATCGCCCGGTAAGTCCAGCTTTTCCTCCTCTGCCTGAGCTATTACTTGTGTGCCGGTGAATAGCAGTAAGGCGATGATAATGAGCCAAATATTATTTTTCATAAGCAAAATATTTATAGCAATGTAGATAAATACTTTGTCAAAAAAAATCCCCGCCTGTTTGACCAGAGCGAGGACCGAAACCATTGGTAAACGTTGAGAAAAAAAGTTTGAAACAGAGTTAGTCACTTTGTTTATACTTAACCTACTTTCTCAAATTGCAAACGGGCTATTCAAACTCAATCGGTTTAAAAAACCTTATTTTCTTTGCTGAGACAAAAATGTGATCAGCGAGGCAAATTCCTCGTACGAAAGCTCATTCGCAAGTCCCGGGGGCATCATAGATGATTCCATTTCTTTGCGGGAAATAATGTCGGAAGCCTTTATAGTCGTTACTTGTCCGGCTATGTCGCGGAGAACCAGTTTCTCGGCAGATTCCTCTGAAACAAATCCTATGTAACTTTTATCGCCCTTCGCCGTGATCAGCACCGAGGCAAATCCTTGTGAAATAGATGCATTAGGCTTCAAAATCGACTCGGCGATCTGTTCGCGGTTCATAATCGAGCCGATTTGGCCCATGAATGGCCCTTTCATCACTTCACCTTTGCTTAGGCTGTGGCAGGCAATGCAGCCCTGTTTGGTGAAAAGCTGTTTTCCTAATGCAGGGTTGCCTTCAATTTTAGCAATCGCCAGCATTACATCTTCAATCGAAGATTCGCCAACCTGTCCCTTTTTATTACGGATTTTATTCAAATCAATTTTTACTTCTTCCTTCGCCGCAACGGCTTCTTCACCGCCGAACTCGGTAATGCCCATGCGTAAGCGTCCGTTCAGATCTGCATAAAGCTGCTTCCCGTTCTCATCCGCTTTGTTCCATTGTTGCATCAGAAAATCCTTGATCGCATCCGACGATTCCCACGTAATCGCTTTATAATAAGGACCGTGCGTGTCCGGTCGTGTGCTCCACCACCATGAGCCATCGTAAGGTGCTTCTTTTTTGTAAAGCCTGGAAAGCGTGGTTAGGATCTGGTTTTTAGAAGCATCGTCTTTTGCAATTCCGTATGCCGCGATTAAGCCTGAAACTGCTTTTGGATCGTGCATATAACGCAGTGCCCAAAGTGCAAGCGTGGAATTTTCAGTGCCGATGGCTTTCACGCAAGCATCCACAGCATTGAGTGCAACGAGTGCTCTTACGGCAACGTGCGGAAGGATAATCGGTGAATTTGGCGTCGCGTGAGGCCCTTCCGTTCCTTTGGCCGGAGAAACAAATGAGGCTGGAACTTTCACTTTCAAAAGCGCCTCAGCCACTTCCGGGCGGCCCATTCGTCCCAAACCAACCGTTGCGGCAAGCTGAACGCGCGGTGTTCCGTCTTGTAAACCTTTCAGAAACGGCTCAACAGGAACATTTGAATTGATTTTCATGCGATCAGCCAGTGCACGCAGTGCAAATTCCTTAACATCCTGATCTTCGGTCAGTTTTACAAGATTATCATTGCCCGAAGCGCCTGCGGCTTGCGCATATGTGTAAATGCCCGCCACACGTGCATACAGGGGAAGTTGTTTGTCCTCAGCGATTTTCCACGAAGCTTTGGTTACATCCTTAGTTTTACGCGTGAGCAATTCCTGTTGCGCTGCCAAACGCTGAACGGCGCTTGCATTGGTCAATAACGCAGTCAGGTCTTTCACAGCTGATTTTTTCAAATCAACAAACGGCTTGTACTGCCAGGTCTTGGGCACAGCACGCACAACAAAACCTTTTCCCGGATTTCCAGAGTAACCCGCTCCATCCCAGGCCGATAAGTAAACGCTTCCCGATGCGTCGATATCAATGTCTGTGATTTGGGCCAGTTTGATAAATTCCTCTTCCTTTTGCGTGAATGTCGGGCCGTCCGGTGTCACACGGTGAATGTAAAGCTGGTTTCTGCCCCAGTCGGCCATCATCGGGACCTGATTATATTTTGCGGGCCAGTTAGGGTCGTCCATAAACAGCGAACCCGTTCCCGAGCCGCCGCCTACATCAACCAGGGCCGGAATAATTTCTTCGGTAAAATGCTTGAAAAGAACAGGATATCCATATTCGCCAGACTGAATCTGGCTACTGAAACGAATGTTCCAGCCGCCCCCGTCATTCGTGTTATCTCTTGTGAAAACATTCATGTAAGGATCAATGGCCACATCGTAAATGTTCCGCATTCCGTGCGTGTAAACTTCCATTTCAGTGCCGTCTGGTCTTACCCGTACAATTCCGCCCCCAAGTTGGGTGAGTTTCTTGCCTGATCTGTCGACTGCGTCATGGAAACCGAAGTCACCGACTGCAATGTAAATCCAGCCATCGATGCCCATTCTTATTCCGTTCGTTGAATGGTCTGTTCCGCGGCTTTGCAGGAATTTGGGGGAGCTGATATTTTGAATCAATGGCGAAGGACCGCCGTCGGCCACACCGTCCCAGTTTTTGTCCTCAAAAACCACCAGGTCCATGCCCGATGCCTTTTGGGTTTCTTTTGAAAAAGTGGTGTGTAAAACGAAAACGCGGTCACCCATCGCAATGATTCCGCGCGGGTTATCCACCTCAGCGAATGTGGTGTTCTTATCCACTTTGCCATCATGATCGGAGTCAACCAATCGCACAATGCGGCCTTTCCCAGGCGTTTTACCCAGCGAACCGATCATATCGACGCCCACAAAGACCTCCCCGCTGGCAGCCACTGCAAGGCAGGCAGGACTGGGCGTAAGGTCCGATCCGGCGAAATGGGTAACATTCAATTCGGCAGGCCAGCTGGCGGCGTTAGGCAGCGAATCTGCTTTTACGAGGCCGGTGGCACTTTTAATAGGTTCAGAACGGTCGTTAACTGCATTATTCCAATAAAGGATCAGAACAGCAGTCACAAGACTAAAAGTAATTTTTAACATAATTTTATTTCAGAAAAACGCGCCATCAGGTGTCAGCATGGAAAAAATGGACAAAGAACTCAACTTAATAAAAATAGGACGATTGGTATAACTACTCAAAATTCATCAATTCATTTGAAGGCGGCTACTTGGCAACATAGCCGGAGAATTTTATAAACAATTCAGGCAGTGCCTCGTGCTGGCCGTGCAGGATGGTAAAGTAGAAAAAACGCTCGATGTTCAGCCCTTCCACATCCACAATGCGGCATTCTTTGCTTTGCAATTCTTTCAAGACCGCATGGATGGAAAGCAGTGCCATCGAGTCGGAATGCAGCATATATAATTTCATGCTTTCGCTGCTGCCGAGCTGCATTTCAATATTGAGGTCGGCAATGCTCACACCGATCGTCTTCAAGGCGTGGGCGATCACTTCCAATGTTCCCGAGCCGGGTTCACGCATAAGCAACGGGATTTCTTTCAGCTTCTCCGCAGAAACCGTCCCTGTTGAAGCAGTTGGATTTTTGCTACTCGCCACGAGGACAATCTCATCTTTTAAAAACTCAATGTATTTAATTGCAGCGTTTTTGGAAAACCCTTCAATCACCCCTAAGTCAATCTCCTTATTTTGCAGCGCCTGCTCGATCTCTTCGGTGTTTTTGATGGTCAGCGTAACCTGAATGTTGTGAAATTTTCGGTGAAATGCGGCCAGTATAGGAGGGAGAATATATTGCGCGGCCGTCGTACTGGCGCCTAAACGCAATTTTCCGCCCTGGCGCTGTGATAAATTATTGATTTCAAACTCAATGTTGCGGTAAATCTCAAAAATCTGCTCGCTGTGATGGAGGAGGATTTCACCTGCCTGCGTTAGTTTCACGCGCGAACCATTTCGTTCAAAAAGCTTGGTGTTGAGCTGGTTTTCGAGCTCGTGAATGTGTTTTGTGACCGCTGGCTGGGTAATGTAAAGCTCCGCCGCGGCTTTTGTGAAGTTGAGCCGCCGGGCAACTGTATTGAAAACCTGCAAACGAAAATCGAAGACCATAGGTGCAAGTTCGTGGTTAAAAACGCAAAATTCAAAAAGAGCCGCTGGGGACCGCATTTAAATCGTCCGCAGCTGAACAAAAACGTTCGGATGCGAACAAGTCATCCATCTAAATATTGTCTTTGGGATGTCGTAGGGCATTATTTGATTGCTGGCAAGGCATTTGTCCTGTGTATATCTCATCCAACCCATGTATGTTTCAAAATTACTTCAAGATCGCCTTGCGGAATATGTGGAAAAACAAGGTTTTTTCCATCGTTAACCTGACCGGCCTCGTTGTCGGGATCACTGCTTGTCTGATGATCCTGCAATATGTCAGTTATGAGCTGAGCTTCGATCAGTTTCACAAAGATGCAGAACGCATATACAGAATAACGAACGACCGTTTTCAGCAAGGAAAACTCATACAACACGGCACGATTACTTATCCGACGATCGGACCGGCAATGGCCAAAGATTTTCAGGAAGTGGAAGCCTACACCACCATGTCGAATCCGGGAACATTCAAATTGCAGCGCGATAAGAAAATTTTTGAAGAGCAGGGGCTTTATGCAGACAATCATTTTTTGTCCTTTTTTACATTTCCCCTGTTAGCAGGCGAGGCAAAAAGTGCATTATCAAGGCCATACTCGATTGTGCTTTCCGAGAGTAATGCAAAAAGAATTTTCGGGGCAAATCAAAGCAATTACGCAAGCCTGATTGGCAAGTCAATCCTGATCGATCTTGACACGCAGCCCTATCAGATTACGGGCATCGTGAAAGATTTTCCTGCGGCTTCTCATTTGCAATATGGTGCATTAATGTCGTACGAAACACATGTAACAACCTGGGGTGATTGGGTTAAAACAAGCTGGGACGGTTCGGATATGTGGCATTATTTGAAGTTAAAAAATGGAGTGAATGCAGCTGATCTTGAACAGAAATTCCCTGCATTCAGTGAGCGCTATTTTCAGGGTGATAAGGTGTCGGGAAGCGTAGAGAAATTCTATTTGCAATCCTTGTCGCAAACGCATCTGTTCTCCGATTATGAATATGAAATTGGTAATGTAAACAATGGAAAAGCGGTATGGACGATGCTGATCATTGCTGCATTCATTCTCATTATTGCCTGGGTGAATTACATTAATTTGTCAACGGCGAGGTCCATGGAACGGGCGAAGGAAGTAGGCGTAAGAAAGGTTGCAGGCGCGACTTCCAAACAACTCATCTGGCAGTTTCTCTCGGAATCTGTGTTACTGAATATGTTGGCTATGGCCATGGCGATTTGTCTCGCTGTGATTTTGCAGCCATTCCTGAACAGCATTGTTGATCGCCCATTATCGCTGGCATTGCTCACTGGAAGCGGATATGGTGGAGCGGCTATGGCGATTGCACTTGGTCTTGTTTTCGTTGCCGGAACATTGCTTTCCGGATTTTATCCTGCGTTTGCATTGTCGGCTTTCAAAGCGATCAGCGTTTTAAAAGGCAGTTTTAAAAGGTCGGCAAAAGGTGTTTGGGTTCGGCAGTCGCTGGTTGTGTTCCAGTATACGACGTCGGTTGTGCTAATCGTGGGCACATTGATCGTGTTCCGTCAGCTCGAATTCATGCGCAAGCAGCATCTGGGTTTTAATATGGAAAAAGTGCTGGTTATTCCCGGTGCCGATCTTACCCGTTTTGACTCAACGGCGATTGACCGCATTAATGCTTTCAAATCGGAGCTGAAAAGATATCCGGAAATCCAGTCTGCCACTGCTTCTATCAACCTTTTCGGGAACCGCTTGTCACGGGCATTCAATGTGAAAAGGGTTGGGGCAGATCAAGGCAAAGGCGTTACGCTAAGCCGGATGGATGTGGATCTGGATTTTTTTCAAACTTATCAGATAGACCTCGCCGCAGGGCGCAATTTTCTTCCAACGGATTCGGATCCGGATGGCCGCAAGGTGACCAATGCGATGATTAATGTATCGGCGGCCAAGTTACTCGGCTTCCCGGATGCTGAATCGGCGGTTGGAAAAAAGATTCTACTTTTCAACAGGGAATGGGAGGTTGTAGGCGTGGTGAAGGACTTTCATCAACAGTCATTGAAGCATGCGATCGAACCCGTACTTTTCAGGCCCTACTATACCAACGGCGGTTATTTCTCATTCAAAATCGCCTCTGCCGATCTGGAAAAGACCATTGGTTTGGTTGAGGCCAAATACAAGCAATTTTATCCCGGCAATGACTTCTCCTATTTCTTCATGGATGAGCAATTTAACCGGCAGTATAAGGATGACAAGACATTCGGCCAGATCACCAGTTTTTTCTCCCTACTGGCCGTGCTCATTGCTTCTTTGGGCATCTTTGGACTATCGTCTTACATGATTTCACAGCGGACAAAGGAGATTGGTGTTCGGAAAGTGTTGGGCGCAACTATTTCCAGCATTGTCGCATTACTATCGGTTGACTTCCTGAAACTGGTGCTTATTGCCATCGTCATTGGATCGCCGGTCGCGTGGTTTGGTGTCAAACACTGGCTGGATGATTTCGCTTATAAAATCGAGATCGAATGGTGGATGTTTGTCCTGGCCGGATTGCTCGCGGTGGTGATCGCGTTCCTGACGGTAAGTTCTCAGGCAATTAAAGCTGCATTAATGAACTCGGCAAAATCCTTGAAATCGGAATAAAGTTTTAGGGACGACTTTATCGGACAAAGTTCATAATTGGCGTAATTGCAATGACTTACTAAACTTAACAATGCATTATGCCAACTAAAAAAGACCAGGAACCGAAAAACAAACCTAAGAAACCAAGCGATGAAGAGCAGGTTGCCGAATACATGGAGCAACTGCAACATCCGCTCAAAGCCGAAATTGAAGCAGTCCGAAAAATTATCAAAGGCGCCAATCCTGCAATCAAGGAACGTATCAAATGGAACGCACCCAGCTATTACACATCCGCTGATCTGCTGACATTCAATCACAGACTGCAAACAAAAGTGC
Coding sequences:
- a CDS encoding DUF4932 domain-containing protein — protein: MLLTFSDSFSQKPVVIKASSKIADTKIGKELRKASWNIDPSIRPDVFDVRVPEEGLPVTFFTDQDSIRFDVKPGSYHEFVILMNAKDSALTAVKGILDVPRARFSENYKSSHSGKTFVEIPAMYELINVAFAITETGKKDNGLIMNSTPYYADVMKWFEQYSTEPVITALNKEITDLNNSHGYKMDAYAFNFENGTIKPSAIYTRIGNSDENHLKPFIPGLQELATKSKFADFYKAHEQYYNALITSYRDSIGVPEMQKWLVKNFPSTKYDSFKIIFSPLVSSNQSATRFDYDGFKEAQAHVNFPFPRNGSTVSVSKEGSLVRDGTIVFTELNHAFINPESEKPEYAARIDKALSNLSIWNNPEKAAKYYNDAYSSFNEYMNWALVSLRYVDYAPEKDQPALIAATENQMVNSRGFLKFAEFNQFLVNLYKNRKKGQVLADLYPEIVGWFEGNGR
- a CDS encoding DUF7133 domain-containing protein — translated: MLKITFSLVTAVLILYWNNAVNDRSEPIKSATGLVKADSLPNAASWPAELNVTHFAGSDLTPSPACLAVAASGEVFVGVDMIGSLGKTPGKGRIVRLVDSDHDGKVDKNTTFAEVDNPRGIIAMGDRVFVLHTTFSKETQKASGMDLVVFEDKNWDGVADGGPSPLIQNISSPKFLQSRGTDHSTNGIRMGIDGWIYIAVGDFGFHDAVDRSGKKLTQLGGGIVRVRPDGTEMEVYTHGMRNIYDVAIDPYMNVFTRDNTNDGGGWNIRFSSQIQSGEYGYPVLFKHFTEEIIPALVDVGGGSGTGSLFMDDPNWPAKYNQVPMMADWGRNQLYIHRVTPDGPTFTQKEEEFIKLAQITDIDIDASGSVYLSAWDGAGYSGNPGKGFVVRAVPKTWQYKPFVDLKKSAVKDLTALLTNASAVQRLAAQQELLTRKTKDVTKASWKIAEDKQLPLYARVAGIYTYAQAAGASGNDNLVKLTEDQDVKEFALRALADRMKINSNVPVEPFLKGLQDGTPRVQLAATVGLGRMGRPEVAEALLKVKVPASFVSPAKGTEGPHATPNSPIILPHVAVRALVALNAVDACVKAIGTENSTLALWALRYMHDPKAVSGLIAAYGIAKDDASKNQILTTLSRLYKKEAPYDGSWWWSTRPDTHGPYYKAITWESSDAIKDFLMQQWNKADENGKQLYADLNGRLRMGITEFGGEEAVAAKEEVKIDLNKIRNKKGQVGESSIEDVMLAIAKIEGNPALGKQLFTKQGCIACHSLSKGEVMKGPFMGQIGSIMNREQIAESILKPNASISQGFASVLITAKGDKSYIGFVSEESAEKLVLRDIAGQVTTIKASDIISRKEMESSMMPPGLANELSYEEFASLITFLSQQRK
- a CDS encoding LysR family transcriptional regulator; the protein is MVFDFRLQVFNTVARRLNFTKAAAELYITQPAVTKHIHELENQLNTKLFERNGSRVKLTQAGEILLHHSEQIFEIYRNIEFEINNLSQRQGGKLRLGASTTAAQYILPPILAAFHRKFHNIQVTLTIKNTEEIEQALQNKEIDLGVIEGFSKNAAIKYIEFLKDEIVLVASSKNPTASTGTVSAEKLKEIPLLMREPGSGTLEVIAHALKTIGVSIADLNIEMQLGSSESMKLYMLHSDSMALLSIHAVLKELQSKECRIVDVEGLNIERFFYFTILHGQHEALPELFIKFSGYVAK
- a CDS encoding ABC transporter permease, encoding MFQNYFKIALRNMWKNKVFSIVNLTGLVVGITACLMILQYVSYELSFDQFHKDAERIYRITNDRFQQGKLIQHGTITYPTIGPAMAKDFQEVEAYTTMSNPGTFKLQRDKKIFEEQGLYADNHFLSFFTFPLLAGEAKSALSRPYSIVLSESNAKRIFGANQSNYASLIGKSILIDLDTQPYQITGIVKDFPAASHLQYGALMSYETHVTTWGDWVKTSWDGSDMWHYLKLKNGVNAADLEQKFPAFSERYFQGDKVSGSVEKFYLQSLSQTHLFSDYEYEIGNVNNGKAVWTMLIIAAFILIIAWVNYINLSTARSMERAKEVGVRKVAGATSKQLIWQFLSESVLLNMLAMAMAICLAVILQPFLNSIVDRPLSLALLTGSGYGGAAMAIALGLVFVAGTLLSGFYPAFALSAFKAISVLKGSFKRSAKGVWVRQSLVVFQYTTSVVLIVGTLIVFRQLEFMRKQHLGFNMEKVLVIPGADLTRFDSTAIDRINAFKSELKRYPEIQSATASINLFGNRLSRAFNVKRVGADQGKGVTLSRMDVDLDFFQTYQIDLAAGRNFLPTDSDPDGRKVTNAMINVSAAKLLGFPDAESAVGKKILLFNREWEVVGVVKDFHQQSLKHAIEPVLFRPYYTNGGYFSFKIASADLEKTIGLVEAKYKQFYPGNDFSYFFMDEQFNRQYKDDKTFGQITSFFSLLAVLIASLGIFGLSSYMISQRTKEIGVRKVLGATISSIVALLSVDFLKLVLIAIVIGSPVAWFGVKHWLDDFAYKIEIEWWMFVLAGLLAVVIAFLTVSSQAIKAALMNSAKSLKSE
- a CDS encoding DUF1801 domain-containing protein, encoding MPTKKDQEPKNKPKKPSDEEQVAEYMEQLQHPLKAEIEAVRKIIKGANPAIKERIKWNAPSYYTSADLLTFNHRLQTKVHLIFHHIAIVQIASDLLEGDYKDRRMMYFADMADVEAKKEVLERILNEYVGLVG